A region from the Cannabis sativa cultivar Pink pepper isolate KNU-18-1 chromosome 9, ASM2916894v1, whole genome shotgun sequence genome encodes:
- the LOC115721763 gene encoding transcription elongation factor SPT4 homolog 2, which produces MGTAPAQIPTSFGHELRACLRCRLVKTYDQFRESGCENCPFFKMDEDHERVVDCTTPNFNGIISVMDPTRSWAARWLRIGKFAPGCYTLAVSEALPEDLQNLCEDERVQYVPPKRV; this is translated from the exons ATGGGAACTGCTCCCGCCCAAATTCCGACGAGCTTCGGCCACGAACTAAGGGCCTGCCTTCGTTGCCGCCTTGTCAAGACTTATGATCAG TTCAGAGAATCGGGTTGTGAAAACTGCCCCTTCTTCAAGATGGACGAAGATCACGAGCGTGTCGTCGATTGCACCACTCCTAATTTCAATGG CATAATATCAGTGATGGATCCTACCAGAAGTTGGGCTGCTCGCTGGTTGAGAATCG GCAAATTTGCCCCTGGCTGTTACACTCTTGCCGTCTCAGAGGCATTACCTGAGGACTTGCAG AACTTATGCGAAGACGAGCGAGTTCAGTATGTGCCTCCGAAACGCGTGTGA